Proteins from a genomic interval of Thermoanaerobacterium thermosaccharolyticum DSM 571:
- a CDS encoding G5 domain-containing protein — protein MDTSNRRIWPAVFIDFVKKPAVILILAALVISLVGITVYVNLKKQVIITDNGKSTVVTTFKNTVKDLLAEKNIKIRNEDVVTPSLNSKLKEGMKVNIKRAYPVVIHVDGKDITIYTVKPTLKDVLAQGNITLSPIDKISTPINSSTYSGMNVTITRVNEKIITQDEDIAYETQTVQNDNMIRGQTLVVQEGQNGKREKTIKITYENGKEVSRQVIKDVVVQNPITKIVQVGTLGLLTTSRGESYRYREMKIMDATGYDAPPGSLTYSGATVRRGIIAVDPKVIPLGTRLYVEGYGPGVAADIGEAIKGNIIDLFFTSYKEACNWGRRTVRVYILK, from the coding sequence ATGGATACAAGCAACCGAAGAATTTGGCCGGCTGTGTTTATTGATTTTGTTAAAAAACCGGCTGTAATTCTGATTTTGGCTGCGTTGGTAATTTCATTAGTAGGTATAACTGTATACGTTAACTTGAAAAAACAAGTTATAATTACAGATAACGGAAAATCAACTGTTGTTACGACATTTAAAAATACAGTAAAAGATTTATTAGCAGAGAAAAATATAAAGATTAGAAATGAAGATGTTGTTACACCTTCATTAAATTCTAAATTAAAAGAAGGCATGAAAGTAAACATCAAAAGAGCATACCCCGTAGTAATACATGTTGATGGAAAAGATATAACAATTTACACAGTAAAACCAACATTAAAAGATGTATTAGCACAAGGAAACATCACTTTAAGTCCTATCGATAAAATAAGCACTCCTATAAATAGCAGCACATATAGCGGCATGAATGTTACAATAACTAGAGTAAATGAAAAGATTATTACACAAGATGAAGATATAGCATATGAGACGCAGACGGTGCAAAATGATAATATGATTAGAGGTCAAACTTTAGTTGTGCAAGAAGGTCAAAACGGAAAGCGTGAGAAGACGATAAAAATTACATATGAAAATGGGAAAGAAGTATCGCGGCAAGTTATAAAAGATGTTGTAGTTCAGAACCCGATAACCAAAATAGTGCAGGTAGGTACGTTGGGACTTTTGACTACATCAAGGGGAGAAAGCTATAGATATAGAGAGATGAAAATAATGGATGCAACAGGATATGATGCACCGCCTGGCTCTCTTACGTATTCTGGTGCTACAGTTAGGCGGGGGATTATTGCGGTTGACCCGAAAGTAATACCATTAGGCACTAGGTTGTATGTTGAGGGATATGGTCCTGGGGTTGCAGCAGATATTGGGGAAGCTATAAAAGGCAATATAATCGATCTTTTCTTTACGTCGTATAAAGAAGCATGTAATTGGGGAAGACGAACTGTAAGAGTTTATATACTCA